The sequence ATAGCCGGCGGAAACCGCCGCCGCCAGCGCCGCCCTTTCGGCGCAAAGCGTAAGGCCGTAGGACGCATTTTCAACATTGGCGCCGGTAACAATGAGGTTGCATCCGGCAACCAGCAAAGCCGCCCCAACGGATAATTTTGAATAGGGGGCATAAGCGTTTCCCGCCGCTGATACTGCGCTGGCAACAAGCCGGCTCCTCAGCATCTTTTCCGCGGACATACGCTTTTTTGCCAGCATAACAGTTGTGTTTTAAACGAACGTTCCA is a genomic window of Kiritimatiellia bacterium containing:
- a CDS encoding cytidine deaminase, which gives rise to MSAEKMLRSRLVASAVSAAGNAYAPYSKLSVGAALLVAGCNLIVTGANVENASYGLTLCAERAALAAAVSAGYRRFAAIAVAASGRRPAVPCGACLQALAEFCGPDLIVLTAAGASPGRVRIFKLRDLLPRAFCFRT